A window of the Gossypium hirsutum isolate 1008001.06 chromosome A03, Gossypium_hirsutum_v2.1, whole genome shotgun sequence genome harbors these coding sequences:
- the LOC121223378 gene encoding E3 ubiquitin-protein ligase BOI yields MAVQAAQYPSNVFLLNRNGQDGQQGGGAFVDQPHMFFNNGSNGTNNNTNINISNNINQRKRGRELVTGTAAITTPMNSFTLQTPPPQMIDLSQLHHHNQPNVVVSTGLRLSSGDQQQSQNHGYLQQQQQPSSAFLSIISENLGIQIKRQREELDQFLQAQGEELRRTLAEKRQRHYHALLGAAEETVARRLREKEAEVEKAKRRNAELEARAAQVSVEVQVWQAKARAQEATAVSLQAQLQQAIMSGATARDNRRGDEGLNCAGGGVERQPEDAESAYVDPDRVVASGPVCRACRKRAAVVVLLPCQHLCLCTECDGVAQACPLCLTARNSSVEVLLS; encoded by the exons aTGGCTGTTCAAGCAGCTCAATACCCTTCCAATGTCTTCCTCTTAAACAG aaaTGGACAAGATGGACAACAAGGAGGAGGCGCTTTTGTTGATCAACCTCATATGTTCTTCAACAATGGAAGCAATGGAACCAACAATAATACTAATATCAATATCAGTAACAATATTAATCAGAGGAAGAGAGGGAGGGAATTAGTTACAGGAACGGCGGCGATAACGACGCCGATGAATTCATTCACTTTGCAAACACCACCGCCGCAGATGATAGACCTTTCTCAACTTCATCACCACAACCAGCCAAATGTAGTTGTCTCCACCGGTCTCCGGTTATCGTCCGGCGACCAACAGCAAAGTCAAAATCATGGTTATcttcaacaacaacaacaaccatCATCGGCCTTTTTGTCTATAATATCTGAAAATTTGGGTATTCAAATTAAACGTCAAAGAGAAGAATTAGATCAATTTCTTCAAGCTCAG GGGGAGGAATTACGGCGTACGTTAGCCGAGAAAAGGCAAAGGCACTACCATGCTCTGTTGGGGGCAGCGGAAGAGACCGTGGCGAGGAGGTTAAGGGAGAAAGAAGCGGAGGTGGAAAAAGCGAAGCGTCGGAACGCCGAGTTGGAAGCACGGGCGGCGCAAGTTAGCGTGGAGGTGCAGGTTTGGCAAGCGAAAGCGAGGGCGCAAGAAGCGACGGCGGTGTCATTGCAAGCGCAGCTCCAACAAGCTATAATGAGCGGAGCGACGGCGCGCGATAATAGGAGAGGGGATGAGGGACTAAACTGCGCTGGTGGTGGAGTGGAACGGCAACCGGAGGACGCCGAATCGGCTTACGTGGACCCGGACAGAGTAGTCGCTTCGGGACCGGTTTGCAGAGCGTGTAGGAAACGCGCCGCGGTGGTGGTGTTGTTGCCTTGCCAGCATCTTTGCTTATGTACAGAGTGTGATGGAGTGGCGCAAGCCTGTCCGCTTTGCCTCACCGCCAGAAATTCTAGCGTTGAGGTTTTGCTTTCTTGA